A genomic stretch from Streptomyces venezuelae ATCC 10712 includes:
- a CDS encoding DUF3263 domain-containing protein, with protein sequence MARRPDGGGEGAGGLGERERDLLAVERRSWPGPGAKERAVRERLGLSPTRYYQLLNALLDDPRALAHDPVTVNRLRRVRDEKRAKR encoded by the coding sequence GTGGCTCGGCGCCCGGACGGCGGCGGCGAGGGCGCGGGTGGGCTCGGTGAGCGCGAGCGGGACCTCCTCGCCGTCGAACGCCGCTCCTGGCCCGGCCCCGGCGCCAAGGAGCGCGCCGTCCGCGAACGCCTCGGCCTCTCCCCGACCCGCTACTACCAACTCCTCAACGCCCTCCTCGACGACCCCCGCGCCCTCGCCCACGACCCGGTCACGGTGAACCGGCTGCGGCGGGTCCGGGACGAGAAGAGGGCCAAGAGGTAG